One Microcoleus sp. AS-A8 DNA window includes the following coding sequences:
- a CDS encoding DUF4278 domain-containing protein, producing MPSESVAESQENKKTQLIYRGAKYEATTPPIEVGQDKITGKYRGQVWRVRT from the coding sequence TTGCCTTCTGAATCCGTAGCCGAGTCTCAGGAGAACAAAAAAACCCAACTCATTTATCGTGGCGCTAAGTATGAAGCAACTACTCCCCCGATTGAGGTGGGTCAGGATAAAATAACTGGAAAATATCGGGGTCAAGTCTGGCGGGTTCGTACATAG
- a CDS encoding DDE-type integrase/transposase/recombinase — MLTEDEFKNWCRRLNMTELARKSIEIIRSSEPSRLVGGGRKNVSGRYPSRKMRRTIQFESHRNELAHIYKLEHDQDVLEYYDQPPPIELIYLSKSGRRIRQLHTPDFFVIRKNTAGWEECKTQEELLKKAQESPNRYQLTEPGKWQCPPGEEYAHALGLYYCFRSSAEIDWIFQRNFVWLEDYFQAKLPQVDEEVSRAVLSVVEAEPGIVLTDLLNRVEQAKVDDLNILIATDRVYVDLSAVPLRQPEQVQVFLDQEEAFTYAQVTKIAPPTSVSQICAVKVSAGTPISWDGANWQIVNTGNTSIGLLKDNDDFIQLPNKVFEDLVEKGQITGLLAQTESSLNAEVEEILRKASKRDREEANRRYKTIEPFLNRNSSTKPNSSERRWIASYREAEKIYQRGFIGLLPNHQQKGNYQPKISEEVRTLMEAFIEDKYETLKQQSISRIYWSFKEECIQQGIKHPSYELFRKTVHGRPAYQKTLKRQGHRAAYQEELFYWRLDREKTPPHGERPFEICHIDHTEADVELVSSIMATLGGDLEFLCDGNGNKARPWLTLLMDAYSRRILAAYLTFDPPSYRSCMMVLRICVQRFGRLPQIIVVDNGAEFNSSDFETLLAYYRCTKKQRPSAKGRFGSVIERFFGVANQEFWHNLKGNTQIMRNVRQVTKGVNPKNQAVWTLGKVYEYLCEYVYEVYEASPHPALRQSPRDAFKAGLARGGSRDHLLISPDEFRLLSLPSPTDREGKRKVTRQGVKINHLYYWHKSFSGIKVRDTDVEVKYEPFDITVAYAYVNKEWVKCSSGYLQELQGHSVRELMIATAELKKLNEIQNRQFTEITGKKLAQFFASVEKEEVALSPPSREAKKAVLAQRKRDLEVKPVHALIDGDYVEQDTDSSVDHLEESKSYESESLPLSTESIPLDDEDDDFENFQPLEEW, encoded by the coding sequence ATGCTCACTGAAGATGAGTTCAAAAACTGGTGTCGCCGCCTTAATATGACGGAACTAGCGAGGAAGAGCATAGAAATAATTCGCTCATCCGAACCATCGCGGCTTGTTGGCGGGGGTAGAAAGAACGTTTCAGGACGCTATCCCAGCCGCAAGATGAGGAGAACGATTCAGTTCGAGTCACACCGTAACGAGCTAGCGCATATCTATAAACTAGAGCATGACCAAGATGTGCTGGAGTACTACGACCAGCCTCCCCCCATTGAACTTATTTACCTGAGTAAGTCAGGACGACGCATTCGCCAGTTACACACGCCGGACTTTTTCGTCATTCGGAAAAACACCGCAGGCTGGGAAGAGTGCAAGACACAAGAGGAGTTACTCAAAAAAGCACAGGAGAGTCCGAACCGTTACCAGCTCACAGAGCCTGGTAAGTGGCAATGCCCTCCAGGTGAAGAGTACGCACACGCATTGGGTTTGTACTACTGTTTTCGCTCATCTGCTGAAATTGATTGGATATTCCAGAGAAACTTTGTTTGGCTGGAGGATTACTTTCAAGCCAAGTTGCCACAAGTAGATGAGGAGGTGTCTCGTGCCGTCCTTTCAGTTGTAGAAGCCGAGCCGGGAATTGTCCTAACCGACTTACTCAATCGTGTTGAGCAAGCTAAGGTCGATGACCTCAATATCCTGATTGCTACTGATCGAGTGTACGTTGACCTCAGTGCAGTTCCCTTGAGGCAGCCGGAGCAGGTGCAAGTTTTTCTCGACCAAGAAGAAGCTTTCACTTATGCTCAAGTGACCAAGATTGCTCCCCCAACGTCTGTAAGCCAAATTTGCGCCGTTAAAGTTAGTGCCGGAACACCAATATCCTGGGATGGTGCAAACTGGCAGATTGTTAATACGGGGAACACCTCGATTGGACTATTGAAAGACAATGACGATTTTATCCAACTACCCAATAAGGTGTTCGAGGATTTAGTTGAGAAAGGACAAATCACGGGGCTTCTAGCCCAAACCGAATCAAGCCTTAATGCTGAAGTTGAGGAAATACTCCGCAAAGCCAGTAAGAGAGACCGGGAAGAAGCCAATCGTCGCTACAAAACGATTGAACCCTTCCTCAATCGCAACTCATCCACCAAACCTAATAGCTCCGAACGTCGTTGGATTGCGAGCTACCGAGAAGCCGAAAAGATTTACCAGCGAGGCTTCATCGGACTCCTACCGAACCATCAACAGAAGGGAAATTACCAGCCAAAAATCAGTGAAGAAGTCCGAACCCTGATGGAGGCGTTTATTGAGGACAAGTATGAAACCCTCAAGCAGCAGTCAATCAGCCGAATTTACTGGTCTTTTAAAGAAGAATGCATCCAACAAGGAATTAAGCACCCAAGCTACGAATTGTTTCGTAAAACCGTTCACGGGCGTCCTGCTTATCAGAAAACTCTAAAGCGCCAGGGACATCGAGCCGCTTATCAAGAGGAACTGTTCTACTGGCGCTTGGACAGAGAAAAAACACCTCCCCACGGTGAACGTCCGTTTGAAATCTGCCACATCGACCACACCGAAGCCGATGTTGAGTTAGTCAGCTCAATTATGGCGACTCTTGGCGGTGACTTAGAGTTCTTGTGTGATGGTAACGGCAATAAAGCGCGTCCCTGGTTAACCTTATTGATGGACGCTTACTCAAGGCGAATACTTGCTGCTTACTTGACTTTCGATCCACCCAGCTACCGCTCCTGCATGATGGTTTTGAGAATTTGCGTCCAACGCTTTGGTCGCCTTCCCCAAATCATCGTGGTAGATAATGGTGCAGAATTTAACAGCAGCGACTTTGAAACCCTCCTCGCTTACTACCGATGCACTAAGAAACAAAGACCATCAGCTAAGGGACGTTTTGGTTCAGTCATTGAACGCTTCTTTGGGGTTGCCAACCAGGAGTTTTGGCACAATCTAAAGGGCAACACCCAGATTATGCGAAATGTTCGGCAGGTAACCAAAGGCGTCAATCCGAAAAATCAGGCAGTCTGGACGCTGGGCAAGGTATACGAATACCTGTGTGAATATGTTTATGAAGTGTATGAAGCCTCACCTCATCCTGCCTTAAGGCAGAGTCCTAGAGATGCCTTCAAGGCTGGCCTAGCCAGAGGAGGTAGTCGAGACCATTTGCTCATTTCTCCAGACGAGTTTCGGCTACTATCGCTCCCCTCACCAACAGACCGAGAAGGCAAAAGAAAAGTTACGCGGCAAGGGGTAAAAATTAACCACCTCTACTACTGGCACAAATCCTTCAGTGGGATAAAGGTTCGGGATACAGATGTAGAAGTGAAATATGAGCCATTCGATATCACTGTGGCTTATGCCTACGTCAATAAAGAGTGGGTGAAATGTTCTTCAGGTTACCTCCAAGAACTCCAAGGTCACTCAGTACGAGAGTTGATGATTGCTACCGCTGAACTAAAAAAGCTTAACGAGATTCAAAATCGGCAATTTACTGAAATCACAGGCAAAAAACTTGCTCAGTTCTTTGCCTCTGTAGAAAAGGAAGAGGTTGCTTTATCGCCACCTTCACGAGAGGCGAAAAAAGCTGTGCTAGCGCAGCGCAAGCGGGATTTGGAAGTCAAGCCGGTACATGCACTGATTGACGGTGATTATGTGGAACAAGATACTGATTCTTCTGTAGACCATCTTGAAGAGTCTAAAAGCTATGAAAGTGAAAGTTTACCCCTGTCCACAGAGTCTATTCCGCTGGATGATGAGGATGATGATTTTGAAAATTTTCAACCTCTAGAGGAATGGTGA